From a region of the Bradyrhizobium diazoefficiens genome:
- a CDS encoding 50S ribosomal protein L25/general stress protein Ctc yields MATTVKELKATARPKSGKGAARAERRAGRVPGVIYGNNQPPVTISIEDRELRQRILAGRFLTTLVDIDLEGKKYRVIPRDYHLDPVRDFPIHVDFMRLGEGATIRISVPLHVVKSETSPGVKRGGTVNIVAHAIELECGVESIPQYIEADVGSLEIGHSLHLSDVKLPAGVKALAREDATLVTIVPPSGYAEEQKAAAAAAAPGAAAAAPAAGAAAPAAAAPAAAAKAPAGGDKKK; encoded by the coding sequence ATGGCGACGACCGTCAAGGAATTGAAGGCGACCGCACGTCCGAAGAGCGGCAAGGGGGCCGCCCGGGCTGAGCGTCGCGCCGGGCGAGTGCCCGGAGTGATCTATGGCAACAACCAGCCCCCGGTGACGATCTCGATCGAAGATCGCGAACTGCGCCAGCGCATCCTTGCCGGCAGGTTCCTGACCACGCTGGTCGACATCGACCTCGAAGGCAAGAAATACCGCGTGATTCCGCGCGACTATCACCTCGATCCGGTCAGGGACTTCCCGATCCATGTCGATTTCATGCGGCTCGGCGAAGGCGCCACCATCCGCATCAGCGTGCCCTTGCACGTGGTAAAGTCGGAAACGTCCCCGGGCGTGAAGCGCGGCGGCACCGTCAACATCGTCGCCCACGCGATCGAGCTCGAATGCGGCGTCGAGAGCATTCCGCAGTACATCGAGGCCGATGTCGGTTCGCTGGAAATCGGTCACTCGCTGCATCTGTCCGACGTCAAGCTGCCGGCCGGCGTGAAAGCGCTGGCCCGCGAGGACGCGACGCTCGTCACCATCGTGCCGCCGTCCGGCTACGCCGAAGAGCAGAAGGCCGCGGCTGCGGCTGCAGCTCCGGGCGCTGCTGCGGCTGCTCCGGCGGCTGGCGCTGCGGCTCCGGCCGCTGCCGCTCCCGCAGCGGCTGCCAAGGCTCCCGCCGGCGGCGACAAGAAGAAGTAA
- the pth gene encoding aminoacyl-tRNA hydrolase, translated as MRLFVGLGNPGAKYARNRHNIGFMAVDEIARRHGFAPWRRRFQGETSEGTLDTERVILLKPTTYMNDSGRSVQEAASFFKIAPGDVTVFHDELELPPGKVRVKIGGGIAGHNGLRSISAHIGNEYRRVRLGIGHPGVKELVHGHVLSDFAKADNDWVATLCEAVAEHAPLVAKGTDATFSNRVHLAMQAKGFLTKDDNGEKSN; from the coding sequence ATGCGACTCTTTGTTGGGCTCGGCAATCCCGGCGCGAAATACGCACGTAACCGGCACAATATCGGCTTCATGGCCGTCGACGAGATCGCGCGGCGTCATGGTTTTGCGCCATGGCGCCGCAGGTTTCAGGGCGAGACCTCGGAAGGCACGCTCGACACGGAACGCGTGATTCTGCTCAAGCCGACGACCTACATGAACGATTCCGGCCGCAGCGTTCAGGAGGCGGCGAGTTTCTTCAAGATCGCTCCCGGCGACGTCACCGTGTTTCACGACGAGCTCGAACTGCCGCCAGGCAAGGTGCGGGTGAAGATCGGCGGCGGCATCGCCGGCCACAACGGCCTGCGCTCGATCTCTGCCCATATCGGCAACGAGTATCGCCGCGTGCGGCTCGGCATCGGTCATCCCGGCGTCAAGGAGCTGGTGCACGGCCACGTGCTGTCGGACTTTGCCAAGGCCGATAACGACTGGGTGGCGACGCTGTGCGAGGCGGTGGCCGAGCACGCGCCGCTGGTTGCCAAGGGCACGGATGCGACCTTCTCCAACAGGGTACATCTTGCCATGCAGGCGAAGGGATTTCTGACCAAGGACGACAACGGAGAGAAATCGAACTGA
- a CDS encoding SAM-dependent methyltransferase, translating to MTEQPLLNEIKALIKSSGPMPVWWYMELCLMHPRYGYYVSRDPLGREGDFTTAPEVSQMFGELLGLWTASVWKQMGSPQFLRLIELGPGRGTMMADALRALRVLPPLYQALHIHMVEVNPVLRERQSATLSAVRNITWHDSIDDVPEGPSIILANEYFDVLPIHQMVRHENGWHERVIEIDANGKLQFGAAPEPTPRFDVLLPPLVRAAPVGAVFEWRPDNEVMKLATRVRDQDGAALIIDYGHLRSDAGDTFQAIARHTFADPLKAPGQADVTAHVDFQALARAAEDVGARVHGPVTQGDFLKRIGIDTRAAALMQKATPEVATDISIALKRLTDTGRSGMGSMFKVLGISEPRLTGLAGLSDLEQAGEAS from the coding sequence GTGACCGAACAGCCGCTGCTCAACGAGATCAAGGCGCTGATCAAATCCTCAGGCCCGATGCCGGTCTGGTGGTACATGGAACTGTGCCTGATGCACCCGCGCTACGGCTATTACGTCTCGCGCGATCCGCTCGGGCGTGAGGGCGACTTCACCACCGCGCCCGAGGTCAGCCAGATGTTCGGCGAACTGCTGGGACTGTGGACCGCCTCGGTATGGAAGCAGATGGGCTCGCCGCAATTCCTGCGGCTGATCGAGCTCGGGCCCGGCCGCGGCACCATGATGGCGGACGCGCTGCGCGCGCTCCGCGTGCTCCCGCCGCTCTACCAGGCGCTTCATATCCACATGGTCGAGGTCAACCCCGTGCTGCGCGAGCGGCAGAGCGCGACGCTGTCCGCCGTGCGCAACATCACCTGGCACGACAGCATCGACGACGTGCCTGAAGGACCGAGCATCATCCTCGCCAATGAATATTTCGACGTGCTGCCAATCCACCAGATGGTCCGCCACGAGAACGGCTGGCACGAACGCGTGATCGAGATCGACGCAAACGGAAAGCTTCAATTCGGCGCGGCGCCGGAGCCGACGCCGCGCTTCGACGTGCTGCTGCCGCCCTTGGTGCGCGCCGCGCCCGTCGGCGCCGTGTTCGAATGGCGGCCCGACAACGAGGTCATGAAGCTCGCCACGCGCGTGCGCGACCAGGATGGCGCGGCGCTGATCATCGATTACGGCCACTTACGCAGCGATGCCGGCGACACCTTCCAGGCGATTGCCCGCCACACCTTCGCCGACCCCCTGAAGGCGCCCGGCCAGGCCGACGTCACAGCCCATGTCGACTTCCAGGCGCTGGCGCGTGCCGCCGAGGATGTCGGCGCGCGCGTGCACGGGCCGGTGACGCAAGGCGACTTCCTCAAGCGTATCGGCATCGACACAAGGGCCGCCGCCTTGATGCAGAAGGCAACGCCGGAAGTGGCCACCGACATTTCGATCGCCCTCAAGCGGCTGACGGACACGGGGCGCAGCGGCATGGGCTCGATGTTCAAGGTGCTCGGCATCTCAGAGCCGCGGCTGACAGGCCTTGCCGGCCTCAGCGATCTCGAGCAGGCCGGAGAAGCCTCATGA
- a CDS encoding accessory factor UbiK family protein, whose amino-acid sequence MTQTNNRFFDEIGRLMNDAAGAAQGVKREFDTVMRTQAEKFLRDMDLVKREEFEAVKDMARLAREENEALKARIAALEAKLGGATS is encoded by the coding sequence ATGACCCAGACCAACAACCGGTTTTTCGACGAGATCGGCCGCCTGATGAACGATGCCGCCGGTGCCGCCCAGGGCGTCAAGCGCGAGTTCGACACGGTGATGCGCACCCAGGCCGAAAAATTCCTGCGCGACATGGATCTGGTCAAGCGCGAGGAGTTCGAGGCGGTCAAGGACATGGCGCGTCTCGCGCGCGAGGAGAACGAGGCGCTGAAGGCACGCATCGCGGCACTGGAGGCGAAGCTCGGCGGGGCGACCAGCTGA
- the pgeF gene encoding peptidoglycan editing factor PgeF codes for MTLVSSLLSAVPGLRHSFFTREGGVSSGIYAALNGGLGSNDDQALVAENRRRMAEHVGVAPERFLSLHQIHSPDVLVADRAWPSGPRPKGDALVTRTPGIALGVSTADCGPVLFVDPNARVIGGAHAGWKGALTGVLEATISAMEKLGATRGGIIAAIGPLIRQESYEVGNEFVARFIEADADNAMFFIPSVREGHAMFDLAGFIRKRLDAAGILMIDDLGLDTYADERFFSYRRSVHRKEPDYGRHVHAIALEG; via the coding sequence ATGACGCTCGTTTCGTCGCTGCTGTCGGCCGTGCCCGGCCTGCGCCACTCGTTCTTTACCCGCGAAGGCGGCGTCTCCAGCGGCATCTATGCCGCGCTGAACGGCGGGCTCGGTTCCAACGACGATCAGGCCCTTGTCGCGGAGAACCGCCGCCGCATGGCCGAGCATGTCGGCGTTGCGCCGGAACGCTTCCTCAGCCTGCACCAGATCCATTCGCCCGACGTGCTCGTCGCAGATCGCGCGTGGCCGAGCGGGCCGCGGCCGAAGGGCGATGCGCTGGTGACGAGAACACCCGGCATTGCGCTCGGCGTCTCCACCGCCGATTGCGGGCCGGTGCTGTTCGTCGATCCCAACGCGCGCGTGATCGGTGGCGCGCATGCCGGCTGGAAGGGCGCGCTGACTGGCGTTCTCGAGGCAACGATCTCGGCGATGGAGAAACTCGGCGCCACGCGCGGCGGCATCATCGCCGCGATCGGCCCGCTGATCCGCCAGGAGAGTTACGAGGTCGGCAACGAGTTCGTCGCCCGCTTCATCGAAGCGGATGCGGACAATGCCATGTTCTTCATCCCGTCGGTGCGCGAGGGCCACGCGATGTTCGATCTCGCCGGCTTCATCCGGAAACGGCTGGATGCCGCCGGCATCCTGATGATCGACGATCTCGGTCTCGATACCTATGCCGACGAACGCTTCTTCAGCTATCGCCGCTCGGTGCACCGCAAGGAGCCGGATTACGGCCGCCACGTCCACGCAATCGCGCTGGAGGGGTGA
- a CDS encoding BglII/BstYI family type II restriction endonuclease, with protein sequence MSTLHLVPADLTDRYHVKEWRNAAGILSTACPNEWAELQEVLRQFKLLNSEVRIGGGNRSLISRRIDEPLYAKGWIEKEFDTSITVDEDTIESPTHAVDCFKNGVAVEMEWNNKDPFFDRDLNNFRLLFELRAIQVGVIITRSWELQEIFKSIGKGSSYGKATTHHEKLWPKIEGGGGGGCPVLTFAIKPSIFVDDGEAAYLALKAKVDAEKAAKKAAKKAGLLKDEEDGDEDEE encoded by the coding sequence ATGTCGACCCTGCATCTGGTCCCCGCTGATCTCACAGACCGCTATCATGTCAAGGAATGGAGGAATGCTGCCGGCATCTTGTCGACTGCGTGCCCCAACGAGTGGGCCGAACTTCAAGAGGTTCTCCGTCAGTTCAAGCTTTTGAACTCGGAAGTTCGTATCGGAGGCGGAAACCGGTCACTGATCAGCCGACGAATTGACGAGCCTCTCTATGCGAAGGGCTGGATCGAAAAAGAGTTCGACACATCCATCACTGTCGACGAGGACACAATCGAAAGCCCGACCCATGCGGTCGATTGCTTCAAGAACGGCGTGGCCGTTGAAATGGAGTGGAACAACAAGGATCCCTTCTTCGATCGGGATCTCAACAACTTCCGCTTGCTCTTCGAGCTACGCGCGATCCAAGTAGGAGTGATCATCACTCGCTCTTGGGAGCTTCAAGAGATTTTTAAGAGCATCGGCAAGGGCTCCTCATACGGCAAAGCCACGACACATCATGAGAAGCTCTGGCCTAAGATCGAGGGCGGCGGCGGTGGCGGATGCCCCGTTCTAACATTCGCCATCAAGCCATCAATTTTTGTAGATGATGGCGAGGCTGCCTATCTGGCGTTGAAAGCTAAAGTCGACGCGGAAAAGGCAGCGAAAAAAGCGGCCAAGAAAGCCGGGCTGCTGAAAGACGAGGAAGACGGCGACGAAGACGAGGAATAG
- a CDS encoding MT-A70 family methyltransferase codes for MLSAGEDLLRFAEGRRFSTILADPPWQFTNKTGKVAPEHKRLARYGTMKLDEISGLPVAVISAPTSHLYLWCPNALLPEGLAVMKAWGFNYKSNIVWHKIRKDGGSDGRGVGFYFRNVTELILFGVRGKNARTLAPGRRQVNLLGTRKREHSRKPDEQYGIIEACSPGPFLELFGRGPRRGWTTWGDQACDYKLTWKTYANHSQTGLIAAE; via the coding sequence ATGCTTTCCGCCGGTGAGGATTTGCTGCGCTTTGCTGAAGGCCGACGTTTCTCCACGATCTTAGCGGACCCTCCGTGGCAATTCACGAATAAGACCGGCAAAGTGGCTCCCGAGCACAAGCGGCTCGCACGCTACGGGACAATGAAGCTGGACGAAATTAGTGGCTTGCCAGTCGCAGTGATATCCGCGCCGACTTCGCATTTGTACCTTTGGTGCCCCAACGCACTACTGCCCGAAGGCCTAGCGGTTATGAAGGCATGGGGCTTCAACTACAAGTCCAACATTGTCTGGCACAAGATCCGCAAGGATGGGGGATCCGATGGGCGGGGGGTTGGTTTTTACTTTCGGAATGTTACGGAGCTAATCTTGTTCGGAGTGCGCGGAAAGAATGCGCGTACATTAGCTCCGGGACGGCGTCAGGTTAACTTGTTGGGAACGCGCAAGCGCGAACATTCTCGCAAACCCGATGAACAGTACGGGATTATTGAGGCGTGTTCGCCCGGACCATTCTTAGAGCTTTTCGGTCGCGGACCACGAAGGGGCTGGACGACCTGGGGTGATCAGGCCTGTGACTACAAGTTAACTTGGAAGACATATGCGAATCATTCCCAAACTGGACTGATTGCCGCGGAGTAA
- a CDS encoding nuclear transport factor 2 family protein encodes MTEHSLWRFSRALHRAINDRHFRDIEALIDEDVEWALYGPIDMFPFLGARQGKDAVLDVIHQLADNFRVRRFDRESIMLGVDSAASMVRYSLTALDSNKPISLRVAQFAQFRAGKLVSMRVLIDTFDLVEQALGRAIHLPKITSVG; translated from the coding sequence ATGACAGAGCACAGCCTCTGGCGTTTCTCGCGCGCGTTGCATCGCGCGATCAACGACCGGCATTTCAGGGACATCGAGGCCCTGATCGACGAGGACGTCGAGTGGGCGCTCTACGGCCCGATCGACATGTTTCCGTTCCTCGGCGCGCGTCAGGGCAAGGACGCCGTGCTCGACGTCATCCACCAGCTCGCCGACAATTTCAGGGTGCGCCGCTTCGATCGCGAGAGCATCATGCTCGGCGTCGATTCCGCCGCCTCGATGGTACGCTATTCGCTGACGGCACTGGATTCCAACAAGCCGATCAGCTTGCGCGTCGCGCAGTTCGCCCAGTTCCGGGCGGGCAAGCTCGTCAGCATGCGCGTGCTGATCGACACCTTCGACCTGGTCGAGCAGGCACTCGGCCGCGCCATTCACCTGCCGAAGATAACCAGCGTCGGCTGA
- a CDS encoding nuclear transport factor 2 family protein, translating to MTVESLNRQRVLHLLDAFARGDLEAALACCTDDVDFLIHAPIDVLPHMVPRHGKAELRELWQTISARYSEIRYKAPHILAEGEEVAAYMQAYFRKRSNDRIVQFDMAAFYTFRGGLVAQIREIIDSYDLVQQVLEREIGPLIVGARAD from the coding sequence ATGACGGTTGAATCGCTGAACAGGCAACGCGTGCTGCATCTGCTCGACGCCTTTGCGCGCGGCGATCTCGAGGCCGCGCTGGCGTGCTGCACCGACGACGTCGACTTCCTCATCCATGCGCCGATCGACGTGCTGCCGCATATGGTGCCGCGCCACGGCAAGGCCGAGCTGCGCGAGCTCTGGCAGACGATCTCGGCGCGCTATTCCGAGATCCGCTACAAGGCGCCGCACATCCTCGCCGAAGGCGAGGAGGTCGCGGCCTACATGCAGGCCTATTTCAGGAAGCGCAGCAATGACCGCATCGTGCAGTTCGACATGGCGGCGTTCTACACCTTTCGCGGCGGGCTGGTGGCGCAGATCCGCGAGATCATCGATTCCTACGATCTGGTGCAGCAGGTCCTGGAACGCGAGATCGGGCCGCTCATCGTGGGCGCGCGGGCCGACTAA
- a CDS encoding MaoC family dehydratase — MRFFDDIEVGQRREIGSYTFTAESIKTFAAKFDPQRFHLDEEEGKNSLFGGLAASGWHVGSACMSLLVADGQRLAREAASRGEEVAVWGPSPGFRDLRWIKPVLAGDTVAYVNVVTDKRRSASRPGWGILTARTTGTNQRGEEVYSITASAFVPMRRSG; from the coding sequence ATGCGGTTCTTCGACGACATCGAGGTCGGCCAGCGCCGCGAGATCGGCAGCTATACATTCACGGCGGAGTCCATCAAGACATTCGCCGCCAAGTTCGATCCGCAGCGTTTTCACCTCGACGAGGAGGAGGGCAAGAACTCGCTGTTCGGCGGGCTCGCGGCGTCCGGCTGGCATGTCGGCTCTGCCTGCATGAGCTTGCTTGTCGCCGACGGCCAGCGTCTGGCGCGAGAGGCCGCGTCGCGTGGCGAGGAGGTTGCGGTGTGGGGCCCGTCCCCGGGCTTTCGCGACCTGCGCTGGATCAAGCCGGTGCTCGCCGGCGACACCGTCGCTTACGTCAACGTCGTCACCGACAAGCGCAGGTCCGCTTCACGCCCCGGCTGGGGCATTTTGACCGCCCGCACCACCGGCACCAACCAGCGCGGCGAGGAGGTCTATTCCATCACCGCTTCGGCCTTCGTGCCGATGCGCAGGAGCGGTTAG
- a CDS encoding dienelactone hydrolase family protein: protein MIDQQIAIPTRDGHIATFVSHPERGGPFPVIVFYMDAPAIREELRDMARRLATSGYYVMLPNLYYRSGVMELGALPADPNAPERKRMFALMGSLTIPMIMDDTRALLSYAEGEAAANTKMVGTVGYCMSGRYAINAATHFPDRVKAAASIYGVQLATDQDDSPHLAAGKTKAELYFACAETDIYAPTEIIEKVKQGMSGANAEVEIYPGTHHGFAFPKRPVYDRDAAERHWERLLALYRRNLVQI from the coding sequence ATGATCGACCAGCAGATCGCGATCCCCACCAGGGACGGTCACATCGCAACCTTCGTCAGCCATCCCGAACGCGGCGGGCCGTTCCCGGTCATCGTGTTCTACATGGATGCGCCGGCGATCCGCGAGGAGCTGCGCGACATGGCGCGCCGGCTCGCGACCTCGGGCTATTACGTGATGCTGCCGAACCTCTATTACCGCTCGGGCGTCATGGAGCTCGGTGCACTGCCGGCTGATCCGAATGCGCCGGAGCGCAAACGCATGTTCGCCCTGATGGGCTCGCTCACGATCCCCATGATCATGGACGACACCAGGGCGCTGCTCAGCTATGCCGAGGGCGAAGCGGCCGCGAACACGAAGATGGTCGGCACCGTCGGCTACTGCATGAGCGGCCGCTACGCCATCAACGCCGCCACGCATTTTCCCGATCGCGTCAAGGCGGCCGCCTCGATCTACGGTGTGCAGCTCGCGACCGACCAGGACGACAGCCCGCATCTCGCGGCGGGCAAGACCAAGGCCGAGCTCTATTTCGCATGCGCGGAGACCGACATCTACGCGCCGACCGAAATCATCGAGAAGGTCAAGCAGGGCATGAGCGGCGCAAACGCCGAGGTCGAGATCTATCCCGGCACCCATCACGGCTTCGCCTTCCCCAAGCGTCCGGTCTATGACCGCGACGCCGCCGAGCGGCATTGGGAGCGTCTGCTGGCGCTCTATCGCCGCAATCTCGTCCAGATATAG
- the lgt gene encoding prolipoprotein diacylglyceryl transferase, whose protein sequence is MQLLLIDFPAFKPIALEIGPFAIRWYALAYICGIVFGWLYARSLLKNQRLWGGPAPISLLQVDDFILWVTLGIILGGRTGYVLFYNLPFFIDHPAAIFKLWEGGMSFHGGFLGCVVAVMWFAYRNKIPILSLGDITTAVAPIGLLLGRIANFINGELWGRATDASLPWAMIFPRDPTQLPRHPSQLYEAGMEGILLFTVLAVMIRLGALKRPGMILGAFILIYGLTRIVGEHFREPDAQLGFLWGGLTMGMLLSIPMLIVGLILIVLAVRRGAPKPAGAIR, encoded by the coding sequence ATGCAACTTCTCCTGATCGACTTTCCCGCCTTCAAGCCGATCGCGCTCGAGATCGGCCCTTTCGCCATCCGCTGGTATGCGCTGGCCTATATCTGCGGCATTGTGTTCGGCTGGCTCTATGCACGCTCGCTCCTGAAGAACCAGCGCCTGTGGGGCGGCCCCGCGCCGATCTCGCTGCTCCAGGTCGACGACTTCATCCTCTGGGTCACGCTCGGCATCATCCTCGGCGGCCGCACCGGCTACGTGTTGTTCTACAATCTGCCCTTCTTCATCGATCATCCTGCCGCGATCTTCAAATTGTGGGAGGGCGGCATGTCATTCCATGGCGGCTTTCTCGGCTGCGTCGTCGCGGTGATGTGGTTTGCCTATCGCAACAAGATCCCGATCCTGTCGCTCGGCGACATCACCACCGCGGTCGCCCCGATCGGGTTGCTACTCGGGCGCATCGCCAACTTCATCAACGGCGAATTGTGGGGCCGCGCCACCGATGCCAGCCTGCCCTGGGCGATGATCTTCCCCCGCGACCCCACACAGCTGCCGCGCCATCCGAGCCAGCTCTACGAAGCCGGCATGGAAGGCATCCTGCTGTTCACCGTGCTCGCGGTCATGATCCGGCTCGGCGCGCTGAAGCGGCCCGGCATGATCCTCGGTGCCTTCATCCTGATCTATGGTCTGACCCGGATTGTCGGCGAACATTTCCGCGAGCCGGACGCGCAGCTTGGCTTCCTCTGGGGCGGGTTAACCATGGGCATGCTGCTGTCGATCCCGATGCTTATCGTAGGCCTCATACTTATTGTATTGGCAGTCAGGCGCGGAGCGCCGAAGCCCGCAGGGGCCATTCGTTAG
- the ychF gene encoding redox-regulated ATPase YchF → MGFKCGIVGLPNVGKSTLFNALTETAAAQAANYPFCTIEPNVGEVAVPDPRLDKLAAIAKSGQIIPTRLTFVDIAGLVRGASKGEGLGNQFLANIREVDAIAHVVRCFEDSDITHVEGKIAPLADIETIETELMLADLDSLEKRVDNLTKKAKGNDKDAKEQLDLVNRTLVLLREGKPARLVERKAEEERAFGMLGLLSSKPVLYVCNVEEGSAASGNSFSKAVQEQAAKEGAVAVVISAKIEAEIATISREERADFLETLGLEEAGLDRLIRAGYMLLDLITYFTVGPKEARAWTIHRGTKAPAAAGVIHTDFEKGFIRAETIAYDDYVTLGGEAGARDAGKLRLEGKEYVVADGDVMHFRFNT, encoded by the coding sequence ATGGGATTCAAATGCGGGATCGTCGGATTGCCCAATGTCGGCAAGTCGACCTTGTTCAATGCGCTGACCGAGACGGCTGCGGCGCAAGCCGCGAACTATCCGTTCTGCACCATCGAGCCGAATGTCGGCGAGGTCGCCGTGCCCGATCCGCGGCTCGACAAGCTCGCGGCGATCGCCAAGTCGGGACAGATCATCCCGACCCGGCTGACCTTCGTCGACATCGCGGGCCTCGTCCGCGGCGCCTCCAAGGGTGAGGGGCTCGGCAATCAGTTCCTCGCCAACATCCGCGAGGTTGACGCGATCGCGCATGTCGTGCGCTGCTTTGAAGATTCCGACATCACCCATGTCGAGGGCAAGATCGCCCCGCTCGCCGACATCGAGACCATCGAGACCGAGCTGATGCTCGCCGATCTCGACAGCCTCGAGAAGCGCGTCGACAACCTTACCAAGAAGGCCAAGGGCAACGACAAGGACGCTAAGGAGCAGCTCGACCTCGTCAATCGCACCCTGGTGCTGCTGCGCGAGGGCAAGCCCGCGCGGCTGGTCGAGCGCAAGGCGGAGGAGGAGCGCGCCTTCGGGATGCTCGGCCTGTTGTCGTCGAAGCCCGTGCTCTATGTCTGCAACGTCGAGGAAGGCTCGGCCGCGTCAGGCAATTCGTTCTCGAAGGCGGTGCAGGAGCAGGCCGCCAAGGAAGGCGCCGTCGCCGTCGTCATCTCTGCCAAGATCGAAGCCGAGATCGCCACCATTTCGCGTGAAGAGCGCGCCGACTTCCTGGAGACGCTGGGGCTGGAGGAAGCCGGCCTCGATCGCCTGATCCGCGCCGGCTACATGCTGCTCGACCTCATCACCTATTTCACCGTGGGCCCGAAGGAAGCCCGCGCCTGGACGATCCATCGCGGCACCAAGGCGCCCGCGGCGGCCGGCGTGATCCACACCGATTTCGAGAAAGGTTTTATCCGCGCCGAAACCATTGCATACGATGACTATGTCACGCTGGGCGGCGAAGCCGGCGCGCGCGATGCTGGCAAGCTCCGCCTCGAAGGCAAGGAATACGTCGTCGCCGACGGCGACGTGATGCATTTCAGGTTCAATACGTAA
- a CDS encoding DUF4282 domain-containing protein encodes MFSFSDLFQWDRFITPTIIKTFYWLVIALICLFGLSGIFSGLAAMAISPFGGFLVLLSSIASVVVGVVFSRILAELILIVFRINEHLGAIRDQGGGMR; translated from the coding sequence ATGTTTTCATTCAGCGATCTGTTTCAGTGGGACCGGTTCATAACCCCCACCATCATCAAGACCTTCTATTGGCTGGTGATCGCGCTGATCTGCCTGTTCGGCCTCTCCGGCATCTTTTCAGGATTAGCTGCGATGGCGATCAGCCCATTCGGCGGCTTTCTGGTGCTGCTGTCGTCGATCGCGAGCGTCGTCGTCGGCGTGGTGTTCTCGCGCATCCTCGCCGAGCTGATCCTGATCGTGTTCCGCATCAACGAGCATCTCGGCGCGATCCGCGACCAGGGCGGCGGGATGCGGTAG
- a CDS encoding MaoC family dehydratase has product MTLTFEDFPPGRFGTFGPRHVTRDEILAFAAEFDPQPMHLDEEAANKSMLRGLSGSGWHLCSLMMRMMADGFITRAASLGSPGVDDVRWLSPLRPGDDLMLDVDVVEARTSKSRPELGIVKFKCTARNAAGQALAEMTSPILIKRREGAV; this is encoded by the coding sequence ATGACCCTGACCTTCGAAGATTTTCCGCCCGGCCGGTTCGGAACATTCGGCCCGCGCCATGTCACCCGCGACGAGATTTTGGCCTTTGCCGCCGAGTTCGATCCGCAGCCCATGCATCTGGACGAGGAGGCTGCCAACAAGAGCATGTTGCGCGGCCTGTCCGGCTCGGGCTGGCATCTCTGCTCGCTGATGATGCGGATGATGGCCGACGGCTTCATCACCCGCGCCGCGTCGCTGGGATCTCCTGGCGTCGACGACGTGCGCTGGCTGTCGCCGCTTCGGCCCGGCGACGATCTCATGCTCGACGTCGACGTCGTGGAGGCGCGCACCTCGAAGAGCCGTCCGGAGCTCGGCATTGTCAAGTTCAAGTGCACCGCGCGCAATGCGGCGGGGCAGGCGCTCGCCGAGATGACCTCGCCGATCCTGATCAAGCGGCGCGAGGGGGCGGTCTGA